CCTCAAGTTTCTGGAATCACTTTCAAATCTTATTTGACCAGATTTGCTGTTCCATCAGAAGAGAGTGGTTCTCACAGTAACTTCTATTACTCTTTTGAAGCTGGAGGGATACATTTCATCATGTTGGGAGCATATGTCGATTATAATAGCACTGGTAACTGAAAATTTATGAGCAACGCATAGCTATAAACACTGGCATGTCTAATTTCTCAGATTAGAATGCAATGCCAGGATGTATATCCCAATTCTGACATCGGAATTCTCTATGCagctgttaaattttattattctcaaTTGTAGGAGCTCAGTATAAGTGGCTAAAGCAAGATCTGCAAAATGTAGACCGGAATGTGACCCCTTGGCTGGTAGCTGCTTGGCATCCACCTTGGTATAATAGCTACTCTTCACACTATCAAGAATTTGAATGCATGAGGCAAGAAATGGAAGCACTTGTATATCAAAATGGTGTTGATATTGTTTTCTCTGGCCATGTAAGTTAAAGATATCTATTTTAATCATGTAGATATGAAATAATAGTCCTGAAAATATAAGCTTTTTGGATACATTCATCTAATTTGCTTTTAGAGCATATAATATTTCCCATGTAATCCTTGGAGCTTTAATAGTTGGTGAAGTGTATTTTAGTTTCTCAGAAAAAAGAAACACAGAAGAAGAATGACGTTATAGTCTACATCTCAAAAAGTAGTGGAGAGTTATTTTACTTATCCTCCTGCTAAATCATATCAGAAGTTAGAATACAGTAAAGCTGAATAGAAATTTATGAACTACTGATATTCATgcaccaaattttttttttttttttgtcttattgAATATATGCTGCCTTCTTTACAGGTTCATGCTTATGAGCGGATGAATAGAGTCTATAATTATACATTGGATCCGTGTGGACCTGTTTACATAACAGTGGGAGATGGTGGAAATATTGAGAAAATTGATGTTGATTTTGCAGATGACCCTGGAAAGTGTCCCTCCGCTAATGATAACCCACCAGAATTTGGGAACATCTGTCATTTGAATTTCTCTTCTGGTCCTGCTAAAGGCAACTTTTGCTGGAGCAAACAGCCAGAATGGGGTGCATTTAGAGAAAGCAGCTTTGGACATGGAATACTTGAGGTATGTTTTAAGAATCCTACCATCAATGCTATACATTCTAATATTACTATTCTGGACTAGCCTCTAGATTGGTGCAAATGCAATTCTCAATTTCTTCACTTAACACAATGCCTCTGAGGTTTAGATGAGGAAGATTGAACTGGTATTTTGTTACTAATATGTTAAAGGACACACAGAGTTTGCATATATTCAGATTTATACATAACAGACTTCAATAACATGGTAATTTGGCACCAATTAATATAAACCGAGTGGTTCCTTCTTGTTGCATTTTAATGTGGTCTATATAAATTTTCAGTGGTTTCTAAAGTATGTCGAGTTTTCTACATCGATCATTGTTTAAATTATGAGTGTAAGCTTGGCTAAAATGCACATCTTTAAGAAAACATTTGCTAAACTAATATGCAGTAGTGGCTTAGCTTAACACAACATCTGGTAAAACCGTATGACAatgtataatttcttttttttttatgatcttttgattttttctttgtgTTGTGTCTTTCTTTGTCAAGATTTCTTTCCATTTCTTGATGCAGGTAGTAAATTCAACATATGCATTATGGACCTGGCACCGGAATCAGGATGCTTACAAGGAAGATAGTCATGGTGACCAAATCTATATTGTGAGACAGCCAGAACTGTGCTCTCCCTCCAGCCCTAAAAGTGATTCTCTGatttaacttatattttcaaattctcagCGGTTTGTTGTTCTTGTTTTCTTAATTGCCCCTTGACAACCTTAATCTCTAGAAGATAAATAATGAATTGAAAGCATTCTTGCAGCCGTTGCGGTGACTGCCATCAATCAATTACTTAACCGTTGCACTGCAATCAGCAACTAGACCATTCATCATCACATCATTAATCTTTCATGATAAAGTCGATTAATTAGGATAGAACTGTATCTCTTAGGAACTGTATGggcaacttttgatgcattcgGATCAacatgtgaaaaaaaaattggtttctTTTTTCATCGCTTgttttttctctaatttctaGAGAAGGtacttttctttcatttttcaagAAAGACGAGTTTGGCGGGTTTCCCCTATAATAGCAAAAGCAATAAACTTAACCAACTAACATTTCATTGATGTATTTTTTCATTGAGATCTGATTCCAGCTAGCTTATAGATCATTTACTTAAAGCTATTTCTGAATTGCTGATGATAGGGGATCAGCCTAAATCAACTAGGAGCCCAAGCAATGAAAACTCAGGTTACGCAGCTCTATCAGGGCAATGTAAGTGGATACTGTCAATTTTATTCATCATGGTTTTCATTGTTGTAAAATGATTGTGAGCATGCATGTAATTGTGCTGATTACATTCCTCCTCTTCACtatatttgttctttttccAAGCACTCATACTTGTGAAGTTCAATCTAAAGTATGCAAAATTTTAGATTTCCATGCTCTATATATTTTACCAAACAAATAAGGCCTCacttttaaaggaaaattttcttattataagatattatgTCTAATTATAAATCGATAAGATATGgtaaatttttcttattttcattttatggtTTCCAATATTAAAGATAGCAATATCTTGCTAGTAAAATCATGTGATCTCAGACATATATCAACATTAAACTGCAAAACATATGGCATATGATTGCACTTAATAGAACCACAATAGCTTGAATCTTGATCAGCTGTTTCAGGCTGCGGCTTCAGCAGACAGTTGACTGCCAGTTGACTTGTCATTGCCTTGAACTTTTGTCGGTGTTGATCTGTAGTATATTCCATATATTATGAGTTGAACGAGTCCTAAAATCGATCCAAGACCATTGCTTATCTGCCATAGTTAAccaaatataattgaatacgtCCTCCAACAGCTAAAACTTATTTAGgtatttaatatgttaaacTAAACTGTTTTGACTGTGATTAAATTGGCTACTGGGGATTGAGGTTTTACCAGAAGGAAATAGTCCAACTTGAACAGAGCATAAGCTGACCAGATGCAACCATTAACAAAGCCTGCCAGTGAGAGATAGAATGGCATGAACTCCACACTCTTTGTCTTTATAACTTTTCGCTGTTAAAATCAGCAAGGCAAAAGATTCAAGTGAAATGATTTACACatgtaattaagtaatataataaacGCTCATAGAATTGGATTCATCGAGGAGATGCATACCACAATGGTGAGAGGTGAAGCGTACATCATGATGCTGAAGACAACACAAATAATTCCAACAAAAAATGATCGGCTGCTATGGGTGTGAAAAGCCAGAATAGTAATGGTAGCAACAACTGCAACGAAAACCACCTCGCCTGTAAGTCCAATTGCAACCTTCCTCTGCAAATACACGAGATAAATAGCAAAATCAGCATATAATGAAAAGAGCAGCAAGCAtgtatttaaatcaatttactTTCTGTGATTGATAATACATACATTTTGTTtcataatcaaataatcaatatgtTGGACAGCCATCTATTTACCCATTGGTTTCATTCTCTTTCCCACAAACACCAAATCTGCTGTATTGCTTAACCCAATTGAAGGGCTATAGACTATGCTTGTGAGAGCAATGTGCGACAAAATTCATACataaaataaagggaaaaggaaagcCTACCATTGCTTTCTTCTGACGGTCATGCAGGCAGAATATTGCTAAATATAACAACTCCATTGCAAGCCCAACAGAGTTGATGGTGATGACGAGAATGCTGTCAGGATGAACAAATGGCAGACCATAAAGGATCCAAAACATGCAATTCAAACATGTTGCAATATATGCATATGGCTGGAATTCCTCCACCGATTTCCTCTTGATTATATGCCAAAAAGTTGGACTGccacaattatataatttcaaaccATAAGGTACAAAATCAATGCTGTTTAGGCTATTTACACAATTTGATGCTCCATAATCCATCTCAAAGGCATTTAGCATTTGCAGTAGACATGAACAGAAAAGCATATCcaatttttgttttgacaattaCAAGCTTGggtttaacataaaattaaaatcattaatcagAAAGTCAGAAATGATCATTGacctttcatttttatatttttcaataacatCAAACAGCAGAGACAACCACCATCAAttcaacaattattttaaaatttcaattgacCAAAGAATAAAgcttaattacaaaatataacaattttattttattttttattcgcaATATAACAggcctaatttttaaaatccaGGCTCAGTTAAGAACTGTAACACATGATTATCAGGAACTAAACTAGTAATTagaaaattcaattaaactATAAGTGAGCAGAGCTGTTGAGGGAGCTGGAAACAGAAATCAAGTGTGAGGTAAGCTaatgaagataaaattattacgCTGGGGAGAGAAAGAGGCCAAAAGAGATGACGTTCCCTGCagtacaaaaaacaaaaacataatcaaattACTGTTAGATTAACACATGTTTTTCAAAGCAACAGAGGCACAGTTACTTTGCCGCGAATTCATCATTCAAATGCATTGCAAACAGATCAAATTAtgagaacaaaaacaaaatctcaGAACAAATCCAGAAACAATTTGTTCGTTTCtggaaacattaaaaaaaaaaagaaaaaagaaaactaacagaGCGTAGAGATACAGTGCGTTACACGTACCGATGATGCCAACGATATTGCGAGCAGTATGAGGTGTGAGCAccattttagaaaattaaaaagagaggTGAGAGAGCTGCTactgatattttttttgtttttgaaatgacagtgagaagagagagaaacagGTGTGAGTTGTGTTTATAGACATGAAGCCAGTACTGCATTTGCTTGCTTGAGCTAGTTTGTTACCACTTTGGCAGTTATTCTTCTCAACCAGAGCCATTTCATTTGACTAAAATCGAAAAGGGACACCGCGCAGGCACTGTGAGGTGGCCACATAACGTTTTCGTATTCTATAAAAATTACACCGACTTCAAGCATTCATTAAATGCTTACATAATTCACGGTAAAACGCTAACAAGTACACATTTCACAGTAATAGTTTACAAAATTACGCTAACTGGGATCTTCACATGAATTCTTCCATTCCATTGAtggttttattttgtataaacttaataaaattttaactccgTTAACCTTAGAGAgtgattaaacaaaaattaatctaaaattagtAATTATAGGTGTGCATGAAACTATCCAAATTGGAAAACCAAACTCtttgaaaattgtgtttttgtttggtttgagttagaaaatgattttgtttgaattggGAAAAACAAATGAGGAAAATGGTTTGGTTTACCATTTGGGTGGACATGAATCTAAACCAAATcgtaaatatttttgttttgaacatGACATCGTTTTGTTACACAGCATGGTtaagataaatataaacttttataatgtatttagtttgaataatcttttattaaaaattattataaagataaattatttaaaagattactaattataaattataaattattattattattattatatttgataaaattagtaaatattagtaaatataaataattattgtgtttagtggaaggtaataaaaaaatattaatataatattttacttaaatgtctttagatataattattttaaaatattttttatattacttattattataattgaaaatgagagtatttttattctaaaatatttaattataataaaattaaaattacgttaataatattttaatagttaatgtgGAGATGATaatcacattattttttatattactcgtcatatcactattgataatagaagattagtAGAATttgttattacttataaacaaaataaaataataataatagattaccaaaataattttttattatggaaATTAAGCAACCCCTTAGGGCTTGCTGCACTCTTTTATTGTGCAAACCAAGCAACCCCTTAGAGTTTGCTCCACTCATTCCTCAATTCTCTCATAGTTGTTTCTTCTAATGCCCGTTTGTTCCGGTCTTTAAACTGAAGCTTAATTTTCTATCTTTGTATCATCTCTTGTAGCTTCATTCTGTCAACCTTTTTTATCTATGGGTATGTTCTTGTTTTTCCGTTTTTATATAtgggtattattattatttttagttttttgtgGTAAGTTGATGACTTTAGGTGTTTCTTGTTAGGGTTTGTCGGTTTCTTGAATTCTTTTCGTTGAAATTTTGACATTGAAGGTGAGACTGATTTGATTAGAAAGTGGAGTGAAGTTGGatgttagggtttttttatggAAGCTGATTGAATTATGAGATGATATAATTttcattgaatatttttttggtgaTGTCGATactctttgtttgtttgtttgttgagGAGACATAAAAGGAATTAGAAATTTGAGGTTCAAATTATTGTCTGCTTTTTGTTATTTGTAAATCTATTTTATCATTAGCGAATAAAAAAATGCTTCCTTTCTGATGGTATCGTTGGATGATTGACAAATGTGGGACTATTTCTATTTTAGACCTCTATTTAACTACAAGTTGTGgaattagggtttagggttagttTTGATTACAATAGTTGTTGAATGTCCCCGTGATGAAAAATGTCTTATTTTTCCATGCTATAAGTTTTAATTACAAGTTATCCAATCTCCCCGTGTTTATCAATTGTTAAATTAATCTAGTGATAATCTTATTTAGTAAAAATGCGtttaatttacatttaatttatgttcccatttaatttacattttaaatacatgattccgaatttttaaatttaaaatatattaaacacgtGTTTTATCAATTTCCCGTATTAGATACATATTTTGCCTTTTTTatggttttccttttttatgaatttttaaaacacaaaaatgtctcctgtatttttaattaattatcataatatcataactatataaaataaaaaattcaattttttgttatccAAATCCCTAACctctcataataattttttgtgataattgaattttgattatattttatgttatattaggtttaatagttaattagatattttacatttgaattgttaattaGAAGATTTATAAAAGGtactaaaattttgattgatattgtcatattttaaaaaatataatattgatgATGTATCGTATTAAACTTGTTTGTACACGTTCCGTATTTTTTTTGTATCcgaattttataacatttttaaacaAATGTATCCTTTactatatatcaaattatacttatataatttctgtatcatttttttcttgttcatgTATTTACTAAGTGGGGTAATAATATCCATCTCCCTTcctttttgatttattattccATTCGTGATGCTCTGCCGATAACGTCAAGTCTACATGCAATTTTCTATTTGACTAAAATAGAAATGGATCAAAAATGGATAAAGTTTCCATTTGCTGAAGATTATGAGTATTTGTAACAAAACACCAAATTCAATATGGCGAAGGTGTTGTAGTCACATGTTCCCATTGTCGACCAATCGGTAAgctctttaaaataattatgtatttttaattttgccattgattgttgttgaataaatatagttatatacaTGTTGAATATCAGATATTTTACAGCTTGTTTAGGGCTGGGTAACATTCTGCCTCTCACATGCTTTCTCTCTCTCCTACGTAAACACGCACATGTAGGTTCATCTATCTTTTGATGTTCTCTAGTCAAATCTACATGGATCATGTAATCGAGGAGCCCTGATTCCAATTGTTCTCCTGTCATTTTCAACAAGTGACTGGTGTTGCAGCTAACTTATGTTTCAAGTTTGGTTAATAATCTGGAATGGTTCTTCAATGATGCAGGTAGTTGAGAAGGCAATCCGTCCATGTTTGGTCGAGCTGAGCGAAGATCCAGATGTTGATGTTACATTTTTTCCTACTCAAGCCTACAGTCAAGCCATCAACTCATGATGTTTTGATGTTGTAATTAGcaaccttttttttcttctgctttatcttttttgttcagaatgcatatatatatatatatatatatatatatatatatatatatatatatatatatatatagggaaattgaaatttttatcagaCTACCTaccataattgaaatttttatcagaCTACCTACCATACCTGAGCCCACCACTTATGCTTAATTACCTATTGATGGGGTTCCCAATAGTATTCCAGGTAATAATGACATAATTAATCCAGTTAGATTATTACATATGATTATAAATACTAATAAGAGTTTTTGTCTATTATGTAGTATTTGATTTATGAGACGTTGGGAAACCTAGGGGCTTTTGTTCATCTTGAAGTAGATGATAGGGTCCCTCGTATGTTGAAATGGAGGACTGTTATCTTGCCAATGTGGGATGATGTACTCGTAATAGTGGAGGTTTCTCTTGTAAGTTGGAAGATAATTCATACTTTTTTAATTGATCAGTTTATAAtacatttgtttaatttttacgaattttcattcttttctaaGAGGTTGTTACTATTGTATTGTGCCCAATACAAATTGAGCAAGAGACAAAGTGGTACATTTGGACATTGGATTTCTTTGGAGAAGAG
Above is a genomic segment from Mangifera indica cultivar Alphonso chromosome 3, CATAS_Mindica_2.1, whole genome shotgun sequence containing:
- the LOC123209992 gene encoding bidirectional sugar transporter SWEET6b-like, which encodes MVLTPHTARNIVGIIGNVISFGLFLSPAPTFWHIIKRKSVEEFQPYAYIATCLNCMFWILYGLPFVHPDSILVITINSVGLAMELLYLAIFCLHDRQKKAMRKVAIGLTGEVVFVAVVATITILAFHTHSSRSFFVGIICVVFSIMMYASPLTIVRKVIKTKSVEFMPFYLSLAGFVNGCIWSAYALFKLDYFLLISNGLGSILGLVQLIIYGIYYRSTPTKVQGNDKSTGSQLSAEAAA